The following coding sequences are from one Mastomys coucha isolate ucsf_1 unplaced genomic scaffold, UCSF_Mcou_1 pScaffold9, whole genome shotgun sequence window:
- the Antxrl gene encoding anthrax toxin receptor-like isoform X6, which produces MIVKVFSTSTSSWTNRAVWRRTGSTFIHLQKWLCFVSSPNLRISIITYATEAEVILPLTSDRNEINKSLIVLKNIEPQGLTHMQKGLRKANEQIRKSTLGGRNINSVIIALTDGLLLLKPYIDTMEEAKKARKMGAILYTVGVFMYSRQQLVSIAGDPDHCFGVDEGFTALEGIVNPLASKSCTEVLSVQPTYVCAKDSYQVNISGHGFNNTNNMKQVICRFTFSDSRVVDESPSDVNENSITCPGPKIQHTGEDVSLQVSLNNGISFIGNKLIITSTNCWSTRPQGGTARDTTNQPLKKDPDKVSATPNQASQRATFNWTWLMFLPVLLVTLLLLCCSWKLCIKPKEPPPPPSPPPQPEKAPEEESPPESPPAPSPAPSPASPPAPLPVNTNPTVIVACCGCGNRGMQGNLDKCCSYFYPNCHQMPLVWCHPKVQGRCPSFTVMNPSCSRASRRQKLCPCSNRDYFHLAEPPYPTRIVLQPNEECFNITQPCCSPNIRFQTGQQSLPVAQTLCSKICSPPSQEQHTFNSPQPSSPVRYTKSPARMLPLLPPHTRQSVESLCHTYPFPPISKGLKF; this is translated from the exons ATGATTGTCAAGGTATTTTCGACCTCTACCTCATCCTGGACAA ATCGGGCAGTGTGGCGGAGAACTGGAtctacatttattcatttgcagAAG TGGTTATGCTTTGTCTCCAGCCCTAACCTGCGGATCTCCATCATTACCTACGCAACAGAGGCTGAAGTTATCCTGCCACTCACCTCAGACAG AAATGAAATCAACAAGAGCCTTATCGTGCTTAAGAACATAGAGCCTCAAGgactcacacacatgcagaaaggaCTTAGAAAG gcaAATGAACAGATCCGAAAGTCCACCTTGGGAG GCCGCAATATCAACAGCGTGATTATTGCTCTGACTGACGGGCTATTACTGCTAAAGCCATATATTGACACTATGGAAGAG gcCAAAAAAGCCCGGAAAATGGGAGCAATCCTTTACACCGTGGGTGTTTTTATGTATAGCAGACAGCAG TTGGTGAGTATTGCAGGGGACCCAGATCACTGTTTTGGGGTCGATGAAGGGTTCACTGCTCTGGAAGGCATCGTTAACCCA cttgcTTCCAAGTCCTGTACTGAAGTACTATCCGTGCAGCCTACCTACGTGTGCGCAAAAG ACTCCTACCAAGTAAACATTAGCGGACACGGGTTTAATAATACAAACAACATGAAGCAAGTTATTTGTAGATTCACCTTCAGTGACTCCAGAGTCGTTG ATGAAAGTCCCAGTGATGTGAATGAAAACAGTATAACCTGTCCTGGACCAAAGATACAGCACACTGGAGA GGATGTTTCTCTTCAAGTCAGTCTGAACAATGGcatctccttcattgggaacaAACTCATTATAACCAGTACCAACTGCTGGAGTACTAGG CCACAGGGAGGTACAGCCAGAGACACAACCAACCAGCCACTGAAAAAAGACCCAGACAAAGTCAGCGCTACTCCCAACCAGGCATCACAACGTGCCACGTTCAACTGGACCTGGCTGATGTTCCTGCCAGTCTTGCTGGTGACTCTACTCTTGCTGTGCTGCAGTTGGAAGCTTTGCATAAAG CCTAAGGagccgccaccaccaccttcccctcccccacagccagAGAAG GCGCCAGAAGAAGAGAGCCCTCCTGAATCACCAccagctccttctcctgctccttctcctgcttctcctccagcCCCATTACCTGTCAACACAAACCCTACTGTGATTGTTGCCTGCTGTGGCTGTGGGAACAGAGGCATGCAG GGAAACCTGGACAAATGCTGCAGCTACTTTTACCCAAACTGCCACCAAATGCCATTGGTTTGGTGTCATCCCAAGGTGCAG GGAAGATGTCCCAGCTTCACTGTCATGAATCCCAGCTGCTCACGGGCCTCCCGCCGCCAAAAGCTCTGCCCTTGTTCCAATAGGGATTATTTTCACCTTGCAGAACCACCATACCCCACAAGGATTGTCCTTCAACCCAATGAGGAGTGTTTCAACATCACACAGCCATGCTGTAGCCCAAACATCCGCTTTCAAACTGGCCAACAAAGTCTCCCAGTTGCACAAACTCTGTGCTCAAAGATATGCTCACCACCCAGTCAAGAGCAGCACACTTTCAACTCCCCACAGCCCTCAAGCCCAGTCAGGTATACCAAGTCTCCCGCCAGAAtgctgcctctgctccctccccaTACTCGACAATCTGTAGAATCCCTTTGTCACACCTATCCTTTTCCCCCAATCTCTAAAGGACTAAAATTCTAA
- the Antxrl gene encoding anthrax toxin receptor-like isoform X7 yields MVYSSNKGADRAVWRRTGSTFIHLQKWLCFVSSPNLRISIITYATEAEVILPLTSDRNEINKSLIVLKNIEPQGLTHMQKGLRKANEQIRKSTLGGRNINSVIIALTDGLLLLKPYIDTMEEAKKARKMGAILYTVGVFMYSRQQLVSIAGDPDHCFGVDEGFTALEGIVNPLASKSCTEVLSVQPTYVCAKDSYQVNISGHGFNNTNNMKQVICRFTFSDSRVVDESPSDVNENSITCPGPKIQHTGEDVSLQVSLNNGISFIGNKLIITSTNCWSTRPQGGTARDTTNQPLKKDPDKVSATPNQASQRATFNWTWLMFLPVLLVTLLLLCCSWKLCIKPKEPPPPPSPPPQPEKAPEEESPPESPPAPSPAPSPASPPAPLPVNTNPTVIVACCGCGNRGMQGNLDKCCSYFYPNCHQMPLVWCHPKVQGRCPSFTVMNPSCSRASRRQKLCPCSNRDYFHLAEPPYPTRIVLQPNEECFNITQPCCSPNIRFQTGQQSLPVAQTLCSKICSPPSQEQHTFNSPQPSSPVRYTKSPARMLPLLPPHTRQSVESLCHTYPFPPISKGLKF; encoded by the exons ATGGTCTACAGCAGTAACAAGGGGGCAg ATCGGGCAGTGTGGCGGAGAACTGGAtctacatttattcatttgcagAAG TGGTTATGCTTTGTCTCCAGCCCTAACCTGCGGATCTCCATCATTACCTACGCAACAGAGGCTGAAGTTATCCTGCCACTCACCTCAGACAG AAATGAAATCAACAAGAGCCTTATCGTGCTTAAGAACATAGAGCCTCAAGgactcacacacatgcagaaaggaCTTAGAAAG gcaAATGAACAGATCCGAAAGTCCACCTTGGGAG GCCGCAATATCAACAGCGTGATTATTGCTCTGACTGACGGGCTATTACTGCTAAAGCCATATATTGACACTATGGAAGAG gcCAAAAAAGCCCGGAAAATGGGAGCAATCCTTTACACCGTGGGTGTTTTTATGTATAGCAGACAGCAG TTGGTGAGTATTGCAGGGGACCCAGATCACTGTTTTGGGGTCGATGAAGGGTTCACTGCTCTGGAAGGCATCGTTAACCCA cttgcTTCCAAGTCCTGTACTGAAGTACTATCCGTGCAGCCTACCTACGTGTGCGCAAAAG ACTCCTACCAAGTAAACATTAGCGGACACGGGTTTAATAATACAAACAACATGAAGCAAGTTATTTGTAGATTCACCTTCAGTGACTCCAGAGTCGTTG ATGAAAGTCCCAGTGATGTGAATGAAAACAGTATAACCTGTCCTGGACCAAAGATACAGCACACTGGAGA GGATGTTTCTCTTCAAGTCAGTCTGAACAATGGcatctccttcattgggaacaAACTCATTATAACCAGTACCAACTGCTGGAGTACTAGG CCACAGGGAGGTACAGCCAGAGACACAACCAACCAGCCACTGAAAAAAGACCCAGACAAAGTCAGCGCTACTCCCAACCAGGCATCACAACGTGCCACGTTCAACTGGACCTGGCTGATGTTCCTGCCAGTCTTGCTGGTGACTCTACTCTTGCTGTGCTGCAGTTGGAAGCTTTGCATAAAG CCTAAGGagccgccaccaccaccttcccctcccccacagccagAGAAG GCGCCAGAAGAAGAGAGCCCTCCTGAATCACCAccagctccttctcctgctccttctcctgcttctcctccagcCCCATTACCTGTCAACACAAACCCTACTGTGATTGTTGCCTGCTGTGGCTGTGGGAACAGAGGCATGCAG GGAAACCTGGACAAATGCTGCAGCTACTTTTACCCAAACTGCCACCAAATGCCATTGGTTTGGTGTCATCCCAAGGTGCAG GGAAGATGTCCCAGCTTCACTGTCATGAATCCCAGCTGCTCACGGGCCTCCCGCCGCCAAAAGCTCTGCCCTTGTTCCAATAGGGATTATTTTCACCTTGCAGAACCACCATACCCCACAAGGATTGTCCTTCAACCCAATGAGGAGTGTTTCAACATCACACAGCCATGCTGTAGCCCAAACATCCGCTTTCAAACTGGCCAACAAAGTCTCCCAGTTGCACAAACTCTGTGCTCAAAGATATGCTCACCACCCAGTCAAGAGCAGCACACTTTCAACTCCCCACAGCCCTCAAGCCCAGTCAGGTATACCAAGTCTCCCGCCAGAAtgctgcctctgctccctccccaTACTCGACAATCTGTAGAATCCCTTTGTCACACCTATCCTTTTCCCCCAATCTCTAAAGGACTAAAATTCTAA